Part of the Candidatus Saccharibacteria bacterium genome, CTGCTTGGCAAGCTAAGCTTATTGAATCTATTGCGCCTAACATCTCTAGTGACGAAGCGTCAGTCGCAACAATCTCATCTGCTGCTCTTGCAAGTTTAGACGTTGCAAAATAACAGTTTTGGCACGCTTCTTCCAGTCCCCTTAACGCAAGTTCGAAATAAACATTCGATTTAATTTCAGGATTGGGGTACTTACTGTCACCGGCAATCTTCAATTCTTCGAGTAGTTCTGTTGTATTCATACTTATGATCTTACTCGACAGTTACCGATTTTGCTAGATCGCCAGCTATACGGACTTCGTCCAGCTTAGATATTTGCTAGTAATAAGTAAGAGGATTTATTTGTAGGCAACTATACTGAAGATGAACGAATCCAATCGCTACTCGGTTCTTATCTCTACTATAAACACCGCAGCTTTTTCTCGTCTTGTAGTTTGCAGCGTCAGTGAATCGCGACTCTTGTCTAACGTCAACTTGTCCTCACCCTCAAAATGGTACACCCGTTCAGAAAATATTAGTGCTGACAAATGACTAACATTTCGAATGTTGCCATCAAGGTCATAAAGATAACCCGTGGCACTGCGCAGCGCATGATCGTCTATTCTCGGGACTACTTCATCTGCAATACTATTGGCTGTTCTGGCGGTTCTTCCGTGTTCAATCAAGTGCGCTTTAATTGATAACTTTACACCTTGAAGAGTATCAGCTAGTACTCTTGCAATTCTGTTCGATTCTGTAGTTTGCAGAACCTCTTCATCGACTGAGTCCGCAGAATTGGCAATTCTTGCGCGAACAACCGTGACAGAACCCAAGTGGTTTGCTTTGTTTCCCTGTTCAACGGGGTGAATCATCCCGTAGGGTGATTCCGATACGTAAATTGGTTGATCATGATGTGTACTGCTTTCAATAGTTTCGCCAACCAACCACGAATTTTCTAACTCTTCTATTACCGGCTGGACTATTTCGCCTTCCGTTGGTAGTCGGTAGCCTGCTAGATAGTCTCTTTGAATATTTGGCTGAGCTTCTATACTCATAATTAATCCTTTGATTTGAAGTAATACCCAATTACAAACCCAAGCACGGGGCCTAAAATTGATCCGTATTGTTGCATCAAATCCGGCAGTGACAACCGTAAACTGTCAAAATTTGAGTCTCCAGATACTGCAGCATTATAAGTTGGTATGCCAACTATCAATAACGTTAATATGACAAAAAAATATTTGACCGATTGTTTAGCTATTTCATCACGCGTAGAAGTGTCACTAACTTTTGATAAAGCAGAAACTAGTTCTGGCAGGGTGTCGTCTCGTTCATTTATTCGCTTTTCAAGTTCTACTTTTAACTCTTGCTGTTTGCGTTTACTGGTTAGTGGCTCAGCCATTGTTTGACCCTTCTCCCACAACCTTAGCAACCGATTTATTTAAATTATCGTAATTTTTAAGCATTTTCTCGACTGCAGCTAATAACTCGTCTTTTTGAGCGCTACTGCGTGAAGCACTGACAATTGCTAGTAATTCTCTGATAAGTTCTAGATACGTTCCTGTTTCTTGCAGAAGCCGAGCCTTCTCATTAACATTAGAGCTGCTTTTTGGTTTATCGTCCATATAAAAAGCCTAGTGGTTTACCCACTAGGCTGCAAGCATATGCGCTAAGGACGATGGTTACATCTTGATTTCAGCGTCGCATCCGGCTGGCAAACTAAGGTTCATTAATGAATCAATAGTTTTTGGCGTTGGCTCTGTGATATCAATCAATCGCTTGTGAACACGCATTTCAAATTGTTCACGTGATTTTTTGTACACGTGCGGTGAACGAATAACAGTATACGTAGACTTTTTTGTCGGCAATGGAATTGGTCCATTTACTTTTGCGCCTGTTCGCTCGGCGGTTTCAATAATTTGCTTTGCACTCTGGTCAATTACTTTGTGATCGTACGCTTTTAGACGAATTCGAATTCGTTGCTTTTGTTGATCGGCCATATGTAAATCCTTTGTTTTGAGATTACGCGTCTAAACACTCGCGGCACTGTAACATCTCAAGGGTTCATAATTTGTAGAACCAAAGCGACTTTTAGTCAGTGCAATTAGTTTATGACGATATTATAGCCTAGTTAGGTCGTCTGTCAATTACAGTGGTGGCTCCAGGTCATTATCCTGGCCGCCACAGCGCAACATCGCATACGCTTCATGTTCGCGCACAACAAGAGCCTGAGCCCAAACATACTCAGCTTGATTACCCTCACTACTACGAATACTTTGCACTAAATCTTCAACCAAATCATTAACTTCGTTAGCGCCGAGCTTAGCTGGAAACGACACCCAATGGTAGTCAATCCCAAACTCTTCTGTTGACTTGATTTGACGAGGCGTGCGTAACTCATAAACAATGTGACTGCCAACCAGGACTCCTCGCAGAGCAGCATCTAGCTCATCGTTAGTACGTAAACTGCACACATCTTCATTAAGTTTCGATTGTATATGCAGGTCTTCCATGTGATCTATATAATACAGTAGCCAAAAAATAAAAAGAACCTCGCAAATAACGAGGCTCTTTTTGAGCGGTCAGTCAAACTGCTACTATTTGTTGATTTTAGTCACAACACCAGCACCAACAGTTCGGCCACCTTCACGGATAGCAAAACGTAGCCCTTGGTCCATAGCGATTGGCTGGATAAGCTTCACTTTGAAAGTGATTGTGTCACCAGGCATAACCATTTCAACGTCAGCTGGAAGTTCAACTTCACCAGTTACGTCCGTAGTACGGAAGTAGAACTGTGGCTTGTATCCTTTGAAGAATGGAGTGTGTCGTCCACCTTCGTCTTTAGTTAGGATGTAAACTTCAGCGTCAAATTCTGTGTGCGGAGTAATTGTTCCTGGCTTTGCCAAAACTTGTCCACGTTCAATGTCTTCACGTTCAACACCACGTAGCAACACACCAACGTTGTCACCAGCTTGACCTTGGTCAAGGTTTTTGTTGAACATTTCAACACCAGTTACTGTAGTTTTTGTAGTGTCTTTAAGACCAATGATCTCAATTTCTTCACCAACTTTAACTACACCAGTTTCTACACGACCAGTTGCAACCGTTCCACGTCCTTTGATTGAGAAAACGTCTTCGATTGGCATTAGGAAGTCTTTGTCTAGTTCTCGTTTTGGCTCTTCGATGTATTCGTCCATAGCCTTAACAAGTTCCATTACAGAGTTCATGTGTTCTTCGTCGTCTTCAAGAGCTTTTAGTGCAGAACCTTTAATGATTGGTGCGTTGTCGCCATCAAAGTCGTACTTGCTAAGAAGTTCACGAACGTCCATTTCAACTAGTTCTACTAGTTCAGGGTCAGCCATGTCCATCTTGTTCAAGAAAACAACAATCTTTGGTACACCAACTTGGCGAGCCAATAGAACGTGTTCACGAGTTTGTGGCATTGGGCCATCAGCTGCGGATACAACCAAGACAGCACCGTCAACCTGTGCAGCACCAGTGATCATGTTTTTTACGTAGTCAGCGTGACCAGGCATGTCAACGTGTGCGTAGTGACGATTTTCTGATTCGTACTCTTGGTGAGAAGTAGCAATGGTAATACCACGTGCTTTTTCTTCTGGAGCTTTGTCAATTTCGTCGTAAGCAATTGACTTGTTTACGTCGCTTGGAAGCTTTTTAGACAGCGTGTAAGTAATCGCTGCAGTTAGTGTAGTTTTACCGTGGTCAACGTGGCCCATAGTACCAACGTTTACGTGCGGCTTTGAACGATCAAAATCAGCCATTCAATTTCTCCTTTTCATAATAAAAAGCTCGTTTATTTATGAGCTTTTTTGGTTATGAGTTTTATTGTTAATACTTAATATTTACGCGGTCCATGTTGCATAGCAGCAACGCCCTCACGCGAGATACTGTATAGCTTATCGTAACTGTGGTGGGATGTAAAGCTAATCGACTAGGATATTGTGCTTTCAAAAAGATGTTCTTCTAACTGAGATTTGCTAATAAATTCACCAATCTCTAAAGGTATTTGCTCTTGTGAAGCCAAGTCTAAAATAAAAGAACCTGTGCAACTCACCTCTCTGCCAGTTTCGTCAATTGTATATCCTCGTTCTTTGTCGCTTTGATCTTCGCAGGCATCAATAAGGACTGTCACTACATCATGAGTGGAATGATATACTCTTCGTCTTTGCAGGTATATCGGATTATCGGTAAGGCTGTACATCGCAATATTTGGAGGCAGAATCCTGTACCGATTCGCCGTACCTTCTTCTACTGAGCTCACATATCCCTGTTCAGGGAGTCGGGCTACATCTGCAGCGCAACCACTCACCATAACAGCAGAAGCTAACGTTGCTGCTGCTGTTTCCGTGAGTTTCATAAAGCTCCTGGTTGGGGCCTACTCTTAACCTTGCTGCTTAGCAATCACTGCTTCGGCTACGTGTGGAGGTACTTCACCGTAGTGGTCAAGTTCCATTGAGCTAGCTGCACGTCCTTGGGTTTTTGAACGAAGGTCGTTTGTGTAGCCAAACATTTCAGCCAAAGGCACAAACGAAGTAATTTCTTTAGCATTTGCTGGCAAGTCTTCCATTGATTCGATTCGGCCACGACGAGAGTTTAAGTCACCAACGACGTCACCCATGAATTCTTCTGGACAGATTACAACAACTTTCATGACAGGTTCGAGTAGTACTGGGTTTGACTTCTTAACACCAGCTTGTAATGCCATTGATCCAGCGATTTTAAAGGCTGCTTCAGACGAGTCAACGTCGTGGTAGCTTCCGTCATACAGGCTGGCCTTAATGTCAACAACTGGGTAGCCAGCAATAACACCATTAGCCATAGCTTCTTCGATTCCTTGCTGAACAGGCTTAATGTATTCTCGAGGAACAACGCCGCCCTTAATTTCGTCAACAAATTCGAATCCAGCACCTGGTTCTTGTGGCTCAAGACGCAACCATACGTCACCATACTGACCACGACCACCAGACTGTCGAATGAACTTACCTTGTATTTCAACACCAGATTTCTTAATAGTTTCACGGTATGCAACCTGTGGTTGACCAATGTTGGCTTCAACCTTAAATTCTCGTTTCATACGATCAACGATAATTTCTAAGTGAAGTTCGCCCATACCGCTAATAATTGTCTGGCCAGTTTCGTGGTCAACCTTAACGCGGAATGTCGGGTCTTCTTCAGCCAAACGCTGAAGGGCGACACCCATTTTTTCTTGGTCGGCTTTAGTTTTAGGTTCAATTGCAATTGCTACTGGAGGGTCAGGGAAATCAATCTTTTCAAGCATAATTGGACTACCGACATCACTCAGTGAATCACCGGTAGTGGTATCTTTAAGACCAACAGCAGCTGCAATATCACCAGCTTTTACTGACTTAACTTCTTCCCGGTCGTTCGCGTGCATACGGAGCAAGCGACCAATTCGTTCTTTATTGCCTGTAGATACATTTAGTACGTACGATCCAGCATCCAGTGTGCCTGAATAAACTCTAAAGAAGGCAAGCTTACCGACAAATGGGTCGGTTGCGATCTTAAAAGCCAAAGCAGATAGTGGCTCACTGGTGTCGGGTTTACGTTCCATAGTCTCTTCGGTTTTCGGGTTTTTACCGAATGTTGAACCTCGGTCAAGTGGACTTGGGAGGTAATCAACAACAAGGTCAAGAACTTTTTCTACGATCACGCCGCGTCCGTCGCCGCCAGTTACAGCAAAGAATTCACCAGACAAAACAGCTTTTCTAACTGCTGACTTAATTTCTTCTTCGCTTAGAGCTTCTTCGCCGTTTTCGAGGAACTTCATCATTAAGTCGTCGTCAAATTCAACAGCTGACTCAATTAAAAGACTTCGATAATTTTTAGCTTTTTCAAGCATATCTGCCGGTACATCGCCCTCTATAAGTTCTTTGTCAGTAAAGTCCTTGTAGGTGTAGGCTTTCATGCTAACGAGGTCGATAATGCCGTTAATTTCTTTTTCGAAGCCAATCGGTAGGTGAATTGGGTGAGCGCGGCGAGTTAAGCGAGCGTGAATACTGTCCAGTGATTTATAGAAGTCACCACCGGTTTGGTTAATTTTGTTTACAAAGCAAATACGTGGAACACCGTACTTGTTGGCTTGGCGCCATACAGTTTCGGTTTGGGATTCAACACCCATTTTTCCGTCAAATACAGTAACTGCACCATCTAATACACGCAAAGACCGCTCTACCTCGACGGTAAAGTCAATGTGGCCGGGGGTGTCGATAATGTTAATTTGGTGATCTTTCCAGTAACACGTTGTAGCAGCAGATGTAATGGTAATACCACGTTCTTGCTCTTGTTCCATCCAGTCCATTGTGGCTTCGCCGTCGTGAACCGCACCAATTTTGTGCTTCATACCGGTGCGATACAAAATACCTTCGGTAGTTGTTGTTTTACCTGCGTCAATATGCGCAATAATACCGATGTTTCGGTAGTCTTTTAGTTCATATGTCTTGTCTGCCATGTGGTACGTTGCTCCCATTCACTACAAGTGAAATTATTTAACTTTAAAATAGCCGCTGTTCGCGGCTCGTTACACCTAGAATACCTCTAATTGTTATCTGGTGCAAGATAACAAAATCCAGCAATCTCCATCTGCGCGATCTTCGCTGATAACGCATCGCGCCTAATTCCATGCACGAGCGGGTCGCTTGTGTCCTGAGAATACTCAGAAGCTTGTTCAGCCGACATGCCGCTCATGCGATCTAATTCTAAATCGTAAAGGTGTTTAAGATTCATTCAACAATTAGTAGCGGGCGAAGTGTGCGAACGCACGGTTGGCTTCGGCCATTCGGTGTACGTCTTCTTTTTTCTTAACAGCTGAACCAGTTTCGTTAACCGCATCAACAATTTCGGCAGCCATTACTTCTGCAAATGGCTTTCCTGCACTTTTACGTCGAGAACGAGCAGCTTCGATAAACCACATTAGTGTTAAGTGAGTCTGACGATTACCTTGTACAGGGAATGGAATTTGATAGTTTGCTCCACCAACGCGTCGTGATCGGACTTCTACACTTGGACGAATATTATCGATTGCTTGTTCGATGGTCTTAAGCGGGTCTTTTGACTTAAGCTTAGTAGCAGCCAATTCCATAGCTTGGTAAACTGCAGCTTCAGCTTTTTGTTTCTTGCCGTCTTGCATAGTCTTGTTAATGATTTTTTGAACCAAAACAGAGCCGTACTTACGGTCGCCCGGAATGTCTCTGATTAATGATTTAGTCTTCTTACGTGGCATAATTACTCCTTTAGTTGTGGTCGGCTCCCGTTATGTAGCGGGCCGTCTTCACTATTGCCTTATTATAGTTAGTCTTTTTTAGCGCCGTACTTACTGCGTCGTTGTTTACGGTCGGACACGCCCTGAAGGTCGAGTGTTCCGCGAACAATGTGATAACGCACGCCCGGAAGGTCCGGTACACGCCCGCCACGCACGAGAACAACAGCGTGTTCTTGTAGGTTGTGACCTTCGCCGCCAATGTACGCCCAAACTTCTTGACCGTTTGTTAGACGAACACGAGCCACTTTACGTAGCGCTGAGTTTGGTTTACGCGGGGTTCGGGTAGTCACCTTAATACAAACGCCACGGCGTAGTGGTGTGTCTTTTTTGTATTTACGATTGTGCAGTGAATCCTGAACAAAGTGCAAGTCAGCTGACTTACTCTTCTTTTTTGTGGTTGATCGGCCCTTACGAACCAATTGGTTAATTGTAGGCATTACGCTCCTGCTCTTTCTTCAAATGTGAACTTTAACAGATAAGACATTATTCTGCAACCTCTGTTACTTCATCGGCCTGATCATTATTGACTCGAGCCCCTGTACCAACAGGAATCTTTCGACCAATAATAACGTTTTCTTTAAGACCGTACAGGTTGTCGACTCGTCCGTTAACAGCAGCCTGTATCAATACGCGAGTTGTATCTTGGAAACTGGCGGCAGATAGGAATGAGTCAGACCATGTAGAAACCTTGGTGATTCCAAGTAGTAGCTGACTGTACTGTGCTGGTTCTTTACCGGCGTCAGCAAGGGTCTTATTCTCGTCAATAATCGCAGCTTTAGACACGATGTCACCAATTACAAAACTACTGTCACCTGGGTCGTCAACTTGAACACGGCTAAACATTTGGTTAACCACAATTTCAAGGTGCTTGTCGGCAATGTTGTGGCCTTGGCTAGCAAAAATTCGACGAATTTCTGTAATGATGTAGCGTTGAGTTTCGAGTACTCCCTTGAGCTTCATCAATTCACGCACGTTGATAGAACCAGTTGTAAGACGATCACCTTTTTCTACACTGTCGCCATCGCTAACAGTTAGGGCTTTAAAGCCAGGTATTTCGTACAATCGGACCTTACCAGTGTCGCCAATGACAACTATTTGATCAGCGTAGACTTCTGCCACGCCGTCGATCTTAGCGGCGAGTGGTTTTTTACCATCTTTGTCTGCTAATACGTCGCCAGCTTTAACCTTGCTGCCTGACTTGATCTGTACTTTTCGATCGCCAAGCTCATGAGCAACAGCTTTGTCAGCGTCGGAAGCAACCTGAACCACGTAATGATTGCCAGCTTCACGAATGCTTACTTTTCCGTCGATTTCAGTTAAGAAAGCTTGTCCTTTTGGATTACGAGCTTCTAGAAGTTCGTCTACACGAGGAAGACCTTGCGTGATGTCTTCACCAGCCACACCACCGGCGTGGAAGGTTCGCAGTGTTAGCTGCGTACCAGGTTCACCAATACTCTGGGCTGCAATAACACCAACTGGAGTAAATGGTTTAACTAACTCACTTTTACTCATGTCTACACCGTAGCTAGATGGGCTAATCCCACGAACTGATGTATCGGTTAGAATGCTTCTTATAGTCGCTTCTTGAACATCGTGTTCGTCGATTTCTTCTGCAATGTCTGGAGTAATAAGGTCTCCAGCTTTTGCGAGTACTTTGCTGCCAGCTTTTAGGTCTGCGGCTAAAATACGTCCTGTTACACGGTCGGCAAACTCTAGGCCAATACCTTCAGTTTCTTCACGAGTAATGGTGTACCCTGGGTCTTCGACATCGGTGTCGTTTATAAACACATCTTGAACAACGTCAACCATACGTCGGGTAAGGTACCCTGAGTCGGCTGTTTTTAGCGCGGTGTCGATCATAGTACGTCGAGTACCACGAGTTGAGATAAAGTTCTCAAGGCTTGAAAGTCCGCGCTTGTAGTTGTTCTTAATTGGTAGTTCAATAATTCTACCGGTTGTGTCAGCAACCATACCAAGTGAACCAGTCACCTGTTTTAGCTGACCAACGTTACCACGAGCACCTGAAATCGCCGCTAATGAAACTGATGAGTCAGTTTCTTCAAAAGTAGATTCAAGTGTCTGCATGACTTTGTCGTCTACGTCGCGCCAGCTGTCTACGGTTAGGCGGTAGCGTTCTTCTTCTGTAATAAGACCTTCTTCGTATTGGTCAGAAATTTCTGCTGCTCGCTTATCGCCTTCTTCCATAATGTCGTCAAGCTCAGCAATGTCTGGGTAGTCAAACACACCAGTAGAAAGACCAGATGCTGTTGCATATTCGAAACCTAAATCTTTAAGTTCGTCAGCAACTTCAGCTGTTACGTCGCTGCCGTATTTGGCAAATATCTTAGCCATAATCTTAGCAAGTGATTTTTTGGTACCAGTAACGTCTTGGAACGGAAAGTCTTCTGGCAAGATTTCGTTAAACAATACCCGACCTAACGTCGTGTCACGTCGTGCACCTTTGGCAAAAATAGAAACTGGAGATTGAAGTTTGATGTGACCTTGGTCGTACGCATAGAGTGCTTCGTCGATGTCAGAAAACACCGGTCGCTTACCTTCTAGCTTGTATTTTTCGTACGTTAAGTAGTAACAACCCAATACAATATCCTGCTGGATGTGCAGAATTGGCGAACCGTCAGACGGTTTAAGCAGGTTTTTGCGAGCTGTCATTAGTTCGCGGGCTTCAGCCTGCGCTGCGTCACTTAATGGTAAGTGAACTGCCATTTGGTCACCATCGAAGTCTGCGTTGAATCCAGCACAAACAAGCGGGTGAAGCTGAATAGCTTTACCTTCAATCAATACCGGTTGGAAAGCTTGAATACCGAGTCGGTGAAGAGTTGGAGCACGGTTAAGTAGTACGTACTTGCCTTTAATCACCTCGTCCAACGCGTCCCATACCTCTGCATCACCAGATTCAATCATGCGTGTAGCTGATTTGATGTTGTGTGCGTAATCAAGCTCGATTAATCGGCCAATCACAAATGGTTTAAACAATTCGAGGGCCATCATTTTTGGCAGACCACATTGTTCGATGTTTAATTCAGGACCGGCTACGATTACTGAACGACCTGAGTAGTCAACTCGCTTACCAAGGAGGTTTTGTCGGAATCGACCTTGCTTACCTTTAAGCATATCGCTGAGTGATTTTAGTTTTCTGCGACCGCCAGTTGCTGCTACAGCTCGTCCGCTACGTGAAGCGTTGTTGTCAATTAATGCATCGACAGCTTCTTGAAGCATTCGTTGTTCGTTTCGCTGAATAACTTCTGGGGCTTTAAGATCAACCAACTTTTTAAGACGATTGTTTCGGTTAATTACTCGTCGGTACAAGTCATTTAAGTCACTTGTAGCAAAACGACCACCGGTAAGCTGCACCATTGGGCGGAGGTCTGGTGGGATTACTGGCAATGCAGTCATAATCATAGACTTCGGCTGAATATTAGCTCGTTGCATACCTTCGAGCATTTTTAGACGTTTAACAAGTCGTTTTCGACGTTGTCCTTTGGCGCCGTCAGCTTGTTCGGTCAAATCAGCAATCAAATCTTCTAGTTTGATTTCGTCCAACAAAGCTTTGATGGCTTTTCCACCCATTTTTACTGTTACCAAGTCGCGGTACTCGCGAGGCATTTCACGGTAAGCGCCTTCAGTAATAAGGGCTTTTTTAACTAAGCTTAGTAATTGAGCTCGCTTGGTGTCGTATTCGGCGGCTGTATCTTCGAGTTCTTTGCTTTGCTGCTTAGCAAGTTCTTTAACATCGGCGTTTTCTTCTTTAGACGCTTGTTCAAAACGAGCTTTAATTGCTGCTTGCGCTGCTTCTGCTTCGGCATCAAGGTCGGCAATCATTTGGTCACGGGCTTCACCGTCGACTTTTGTAACGATGTAGCTAGCGAAGTACACAACTTTTTCAAGATTTTTGACAGTCATGTTTAGAATCAAACCAACTGCACTTGGCGTACCGCGCAAGAACCAAATGTGTGTCACAGGAGCCGCTAGGCTAATGTGGCCCATTCGTTCACGACGAACAATACTCTTAGTGACAATTTCACCTTTGTGATCGCGTGCAACTTCTCGGTTACGAATACCGCGGTATTTTGGATCGTTGGGGTTAATGTCTTTAACTGGACCAAAAATTCTTTCACAGAACAACCCGTCTCGTTCTGGTTTTT contains:
- the rpsJ gene encoding 30S ribosomal protein S10, translated to MADQQKQRIRIRLKAYDHKVIDQSAKQIIETAERTGAKVNGPIPLPTKKSTYTVIRSPHVYKKSREQFEMRVHKRLIDITEPTPKTIDSLMNLSLPAGCDAEIKM
- the tuf gene encoding elongation factor Tu — its product is MADFDRSKPHVNVGTMGHVDHGKTTLTAAITYTLSKKLPSDVNKSIAYDEIDKAPEEKARGITIATSHQEYESENRHYAHVDMPGHADYVKNMITGAAQVDGAVLVVSAADGPMPQTREHVLLARQVGVPKIVVFLNKMDMADPELVELVEMDVRELLSKYDFDGDNAPIIKGSALKALEDDEEHMNSVMELVKAMDEYIEEPKRELDKDFLMPIEDVFSIKGRGTVATGRVETGVVKVGEEIEIIGLKDTTKTTVTGVEMFNKNLDQGQAGDNVGVLLRGVEREDIERGQVLAKPGTITPHTEFDAEVYILTKDEGGRHTPFFKGYKPQFYFRTTDVTGEVELPADVEMVMPGDTITFKVKLIQPIAMDQGLRFAIREGGRTVGAGVVTKINK
- the fusA gene encoding elongation factor G; translation: MADKTYELKDYRNIGIIAHIDAGKTTTTEGILYRTGMKHKIGAVHDGEATMDWMEQEQERGITITSAATTCYWKDHQINIIDTPGHIDFTVEVERSLRVLDGAVTVFDGKMGVESQTETVWRQANKYGVPRICFVNKINQTGGDFYKSLDSIHARLTRRAHPIHLPIGFEKEINGIIDLVSMKAYTYKDFTDKELIEGDVPADMLEKAKNYRSLLIESAVEFDDDLMMKFLENGEEALSEEEIKSAVRKAVLSGEFFAVTGGDGRGVIVEKVLDLVVDYLPSPLDRGSTFGKNPKTEETMERKPDTSEPLSALAFKIATDPFVGKLAFFRVYSGTLDAGSYVLNVSTGNKERIGRLLRMHANDREEVKSVKAGDIAAAVGLKDTTTGDSLSDVGSPIMLEKIDFPDPPVAIAIEPKTKADQEKMGVALQRLAEEDPTFRVKVDHETGQTIISGMGELHLEIIVDRMKREFKVEANIGQPQVAYRETIKKSGVEIQGKFIRQSGGRGQYGDVWLRLEPQEPGAGFEFVDEIKGGVVPREYIKPVQQGIEEAMANGVIAGYPVVDIKASLYDGSYHDVDSSEAAFKIAGSMALQAGVKKSNPVLLEPVMKVVVICPEEFMGDVVGDLNSRRGRIESMEDLPANAKEITSFVPLAEMFGYTNDLRSKTQGRAASSMELDHYGEVPPHVAEAVIAKQQG
- the rpsG gene encoding 30S ribosomal protein S7; amino-acid sequence: MPRKKTKSLIRDIPGDRKYGSVLVQKIINKTMQDGKKQKAEAAVYQAMELAATKLKSKDPLKTIEQAIDNIRPSVEVRSRRVGGANYQIPFPVQGNRQTHLTLMWFIEAARSRRKSAGKPFAEVMAAEIVDAVNETGSAVKKKEDVHRMAEANRAFAHFARY
- a CDS encoding 30S ribosomal protein S12, with the translated sequence MPTINQLVRKGRSTTKKKSKSADLHFVQDSLHNRKYKKDTPLRRGVCIKVTTRTPRKPNSALRKVARVRLTNGQEVWAYIGGEGHNLQEHAVVLVRGGRVPDLPGVRYHIVRGTLDLQGVSDRKQRRSKYGAKKD
- the rpoC gene encoding DNA-directed RNA polymerase subunit beta'; this translates as MYAQGYSKDMTDFDAVRLTIASSERILEWSHGEVLKPETINYRTQKPERDGLFCERIFGPVKDINPNDPKYRGIRNREVARDHKGEIVTKSIVRRERMGHISLAAPVTHIWFLRGTPSAVGLILNMTVKNLEKVVYFASYIVTKVDGEARDQMIADLDAEAEAAQAAIKARFEQASKEENADVKELAKQQSKELEDTAAEYDTKRAQLLSLVKKALITEGAYREMPREYRDLVTVKMGGKAIKALLDEIKLEDLIADLTEQADGAKGQRRKRLVKRLKMLEGMQRANIQPKSMIMTALPVIPPDLRPMVQLTGGRFATSDLNDLYRRVINRNNRLKKLVDLKAPEVIQRNEQRMLQEAVDALIDNNASRSGRAVAATGGRRKLKSLSDMLKGKQGRFRQNLLGKRVDYSGRSVIVAGPELNIEQCGLPKMMALELFKPFVIGRLIELDYAHNIKSATRMIESGDAEVWDALDEVIKGKYVLLNRAPTLHRLGIQAFQPVLIEGKAIQLHPLVCAGFNADFDGDQMAVHLPLSDAAQAEARELMTARKNLLKPSDGSPILHIQQDIVLGCYYLTYEKYKLEGKRPVFSDIDEALYAYDQGHIKLQSPVSIFAKGARRDTTLGRVLFNEILPEDFPFQDVTGTKKSLAKIMAKIFAKYGSDVTAEVADELKDLGFEYATASGLSTGVFDYPDIAELDDIMEEGDKRAAEISDQYEEGLITEEERYRLTVDSWRDVDDKVMQTLESTFEETDSSVSLAAISGARGNVGQLKQVTGSLGMVADTTGRIIELPIKNNYKRGLSSLENFISTRGTRRTMIDTALKTADSGYLTRRMVDVVQDVFINDTDVEDPGYTITREETEGIGLEFADRVTGRILAADLKAGSKVLAKAGDLITPDIAEEIDEHDVQEATIRSILTDTSVRGISPSSYGVDMSKSELVKPFTPVGVIAAQSIGEPGTQLTLRTFHAGGVAGEDITQGLPRVDELLEARNPKGQAFLTEIDGKVSIREAGNHYVVQVASDADKAVAHELGDRKVQIKSGSKVKAGDVLADKDGKKPLAAKIDGVAEVYADQIVVIGDTGKVRLYEIPGFKALTVSDGDSVEKGDRLTTGSINVRELMKLKGVLETQRYIITEIRRIFASQGHNIADKHLEIVVNQMFSRVQVDDPGDSSFVIGDIVSKAAIIDENKTLADAGKEPAQYSQLLLGITKVSTWSDSFLSAASFQDTTRVLIQAAVNGRVDNLYGLKENVIIGRKIPVGTGARVNNDQADEVTEVAE